The DNA segment GCAGCAAACCGAGTGCCGTGAAGGCCAGCGTTGACCAGCGCTGGCGGGCGGTAGGCGCATCTTTCCGGCGATGTTGGCTCACACTCACCTTGTGCTCCGTTGTGTTCTAGTAGTGAAATTAACTTAACATCAATGGTTTAGCGCAGCAAGTTAGCGTCCCGACTGAGCCCCGCGCCAACTCGTACGGACGTGCGGATGACCGCCCCGCAGCCCGGCATATGCCGCCTGTATTGTGACGCAACGCCGGGAAAAATAGGCGGCCGGGCGTGACAACGCCGCGCACAGGCGCGGCGTTGTCATCAAAGCCCGTGGTTTCTGTTGCCTGGCTGCAACGGAACCACGGAGGCCTTGCGCGGAGCCTCAAGACATGGACCAAGACATGACTCAAGGGCGCCTTGGGAGCAAGTCCCTGGCTCAGGCTTCGATCAGGATGCGCAGCATACGGCGCAGAGGCTCGGCGGCGCCCCACAGCAGCTGGTCGCCAACGGTGAAGGCCGAGAGGTATTCCCCACCCATCTGCATCTTGCGCAGGCGTCCGACCGGAATGGTCAGGGTGCCGGTCACGGCAGCCGGCGTGAGGTCGGTCATGCTGGCCTCACGGGTATTCGGCACCACCTTGGCCCACTGGTTGTTCTCAGCCAGCATGGCTTCGATCTCATCGAGCGGCACGTCGCGGCGCAGCTTGATGGTCAGCGCCTGCGAATGGCAGCGCATGGCGCCGATGCGCACGCACAGGCCGTCCACGGCGATCGGCGCAGCGCCGGTCGCACCCAGGAAGCCTTCGCCGCGACCGAGGATCTTGTTGGTCTCGGCACCGGCCTTCCATTCTTCCTTCGACACGCCGTTGCCCAGGTCCTTGTCGATCCAGGGAATCAGGTTGCCAGCAAGTGGCACGCCGAACTGCTTGGTTTCGTCAGCGGACAGGCCGTGCTGGGTTGCAAGGATGGTGCGGTCGATTTCCAGGATGGCCGATGCCGGGTTATCCAGCAGCGACTTGACCGACGCGTTGAGCGTGCCGAACTGCGTCAGCAGCTCGCGCATGTGCTGCGCGCCACCGCCAGAAGCAGCCTGGTAGGTCATGGACGTCATCCAGTCGATCAGGTCGTGCTGGAACAGGCCGCCCAGGCCCATCATCATGCAGCTGACCGTGCAGTTGCCGCCGATGAAATTCTTGACGCCCTTCGTGAGCGCGTCCTTGATGACACCAAGGTTGACCGGATCCAGCACGATGATGGCATCGTCCTTCATCCGCAGCGAGGACGCCGCGTCGATCCAGTAGCCCTTCCAGCCAGCTGCGCGCAGCTGCGGGAAAATCTCGTTGGTGTAGTCACCGCCCTGGGCGGTGAGGACAACGTCGCACTTCTTCAGCGCTTCGATGTCGTTCGCGTCCTTGAGCCTGGTTTCATTCTTGGCCATGGCCGGAGCCTGGCCGCCAGCGTTGGACGTGCTGAAGAATACGGGCTCGATATGGTCGAAATCGCGCTCTTCCTGCATGCGTTGCATCAGGACGCTGCCGACCATTCCTCGCCAGCCGACGAGACCTACAATCATGAGTAACCTCGGATGTGATTTGAACTTCCCCGCGCTTTCCTCGCCCGACGTGACTGCGCGGGGAAGACGAGCAGGCACGACGAACGATCTAGCCGATCGTTTTGGTAGTAATGGTTTTAATCGTCGTTGCGGTAAGCGGGTGGCCGTGCGAACCCAGGCCAACCGGGCTGCGGGTAGCAACCGGGGCGGCGATGGCAGTCGAGGGGGACTGGAAGATTCGGACCATTCGCAAAGTCTACACGATTTTGTGGCGCTGCCACACGGGGGAAATCGGGGACAAATGAAAGAAAAGGCGCCGCATGCGGCGCCTTTTCAACTTTAATGCGGCTTACAGTGCAGCGAGCACGGCCGCGCCCATTTCACGCGTGCCGACCTGCTTGCAGCCCGGTGTCAGGATGTCGCCGGTGCGATAGCCCTGGGCCAGCACCTTCTTGACGGCGTTCTCGATGCGGTCGGCCTGCTCGGCACGGTTCAGCGAGAAACGCAGCATCATCGCGGCCGACAGGATGGTGGCCAGCGGATTGGCCACGCCCTTGCCGGCGATATCCGGAGCGGAACCGTGCGACGGTTCGTACAGGCCCTTGTTGTTGGCGTCCAGCGAAGCCGACGGCAGCATGCCGATCGAGCCGGTCAGCATGGCAGCCTCGTCCGACAGGATATCGCCGAACATATTGCCGGTGACGATCACGTCGAAGCTCTTGGGCGCCTTGATCAGCTGCATGGCCGCGTTGTCCACGTACATGTGCGACAGCTCGACTTCCGGGTATTCCTTGTGCACGTCGATCACGACGTCCTTCCAGAACTGGAAAGTCTCGAGCACGTTGGCCTTGTCCACGCTGCACAGCCTCTTGCCGCGCTTGGCCGCGGCCTGGAAGGCCACGTGGGCGATGCGGCGGATTTCCGGCTCGCTGTAGCGCATGGTGTCAAAGCCTTCGCGTGCGCCCTTGAAAGGACCGTCCGGGGCTTCGCGCATGCCGCGCGGCTGGCCAAAGTAGATGTCGCCGTTCAGCTCGCGCACGATCAGGATGTCCAGGCCGGCCACCAGCTCGGGCTTCAGGCTGGACGCACCGGTCAGTTCCGGATAGCAGATCGCCGGACGGAAGTTGGCGAACAGCTGCAGGTGCTTGCGCAGGCCGAGGATGGCCTGCTCGGGACGCAGCGGGCGATCCAGCTTGTCGTACTTCCAGTCGCCCACGGCGCCGAACAGGATGGCGTCGGCTTGCTGGGCCAGCTTGAGCGTGGCGTCGGGCAGCGGATGGCCGCTGGCCTCGTAGCCGGCGCCGCCCACCGGGGCGGTTTCCATCTCGAATTTTTCGTCGAGCGCGTTCAAGACCTTGACGGCCTCCGCGATGATCTCGGGACCGATGCCGTCACCCGGCAGGACTGCGATTTTCATGCTTTGTCTTCCTTGTTTTGTCTCAGCGTCTCAGCGTACCAACCGGCCGGCCTCAGCCGACCACGCGGTTGTTCAACCACGGCATCCTGGCCACGCGCTCTGCCTCGTACGCCTTGATCTTGTCGGCATGGCGCAGGGACAGGCCGATATCGTCAAAGCCGTTGAGCATGCAGTACTTGCGGAATGGCGCGATGTCGAACGGATAGCTGTTGCCGCCCGGCGTGACCACCAGTTGCTTATCGAGATCGATGGTCAGCTTGTAGCCATTGAACGCATTGGTCTCGTTGAAGATATGGTCGACCTGCAACTCGGTCAGCACCACCGGCAGCAGGCCGTTCTTGTAGCAGTTGTTGAAGAAGATGTCGGCAAAGCTCGGCGCGATCACGGCGCGGAAGCCATATTGCGTCAGCGCCCAGGGAGCGTGCTCGCGCGAGCTGCCGCAGCCGAAGTTGCGGCGGGCCAGCAGGATCGAGCCACCCTGGTAGCGCGGCTGGTTGAGCACGAAGTCCGGGTTCAGCGGGCGGAGGCTGTTGTCTTGCCCGGGCTGGCCCACATCCTTGTAGCGCCATTCGTCGAACAGGTTCGGGCCAAAGCCGGTGCGCTTGATCGACTTGAGGAATTGCTTCGGGATGATGGCGTCGGTGTCGACGTTCTCGCGGTCCAGCGGCACCGTGAGCCCGCTGTGTACAGTGAACTTGTCCATGGTCGGTTCCTTACTTCCTTGCCGCGCTTTCGAGCGAGCGGCCTGCGGCCTGTGTGTCCTTGCCAAGGCCGGCCATCGTATGGCAGCCGGCCAGTTGCAGCATGCCCAGGCATGCGAGCAACACAATCAGGGCTTGTTTCATGATGAGCCTGCGCGAATTAGCTGAGCTGGCGGATATCGACGAAGTGGCCTTCGATGGCGGCCGCGGCGGCCATCGCCGGGCTCACCAGGTGAGTGCGGCCACCCGCGCCCTGGCGCCCTTCGAAGTTGCGGTTCGAAGTCGACGCGCAGCGCTCGCCCGCTTCCAGGCGGTCGGCGTTCATGGCCAGGCACATCGAGCAGCCCGGCTCGCGCCATTCAAAACCCGCCGCCTTGAAGACCTTGTCCAGCCCTTCACGCTCGGCCTGCTCCTTGACCAGGCCCGAGCCCGGCACCACCATCGCCAGCTTCACGTTGGAAGCCACGCGCCGTCCCAGTTTCTGCACGACCCACGCAGCGGCACGCATGTCTTCGATGCGGGAGTTGGTGCAGGAACCGATAAAGACCTTGTCGATCTTGATGCTGTCCACTGGCACGTTGGGCTGCAGGCCCATGTACTCGAGCGCGCGCTCCATGGCGTTGCGCTTGTTCGGGTCTTTTTCCTTCTCGGGATCCGGCACGCGGTCCTCGATGCTGACCACCATCTCGGGCGAGGTGCCCCAGGTCACCTGCGGACGGACCTCTTCCGCGCGCAGCTCGACCACCTGGTCGAAATGCGCACCGGCGTCCGAATGCAGCGTGCGCCAGTAGGCTACGGCCTGCTCCCACTCCACGCCCTGCGGCGAGAACGGGCGGCCCTTGACGTACTCGAGCGTGACATCGTCCACCGCCACCAGGCCAGCGCGCGCGCCCGCCTCGATGGCCATGTTGCACACCGTCATGCGCCCTTCCATGCTCAGGTCGCGAATGGCCGAGCCTGCGAACTCGATGGTGTAGCCGGTGCCGCCCGCGGTGCCGATCTTGCCGATCACGGCCAGCACGATGTCCTTGGCGGTGCATCCGCGCGGCAGCTTGCCTTCCACGCGCACCAGCATGTTCTTGGCCTTCTTGCCCAGCAGCGTCTGCGTGGCCAGCACGTGCTCCACCTCGGAGGTGCCGATGCCGTGCGCCAGCGCGCCAAACGCGCCGTGCGTGCTGGTATGCGAATCGCCGCAGACCACCGTCATGCCCGGCAGCGTAGCGCCCTGCTCCGGCCCGATCACGTGCACGATGCCCTGGCGCAGGTCGTTCATCTTGAACTGGGTGATGCCGTACGCGTCGCAGTTGTTGTCCAGCGTATCCACCTGCAGCTTCGACACCGGATCGGCAATGCCCTGGCTACGATCCGTGGTCGGCACGTTGTGGTCCGACACGGCCAGGTTGGCGCTGATGCGCCAGACCGGGCGCTGCGCCAGCTTCAGGCCTTCGAACGCCTGCGGGCTGGTGACTTCGTGCAGCAGATGGCGATCGATGTACAGCATCGTGGTGCCGTCATCTTCGACGTGCACGGTGTGGTCATCCCAAAGTTTGTCGTAAAGCGTCTTGGCCATGATGCAGGGGGGGCGGGCCGGGACCGTTTGGTACAGCACGGTTAGCGGCGTCGCGCGGTAGTTTGGGGGATTTTTCGCAGAAATGCGGGCAACGAAATGCGGCTTGCTGCGATGCTTGACTTCACAATCGATTATGCCACAGCGATAGCGCGCGACCGGGCCGTGGCCGGCCTGCGCGGCGGCGGAAATATAATGTGATTGGCGAAAGGGGGATTTCGCCGATGGCGAAAAGGGGAATGGCGTAGCTCTTCTCCCGCTCGCCCGCCAGGCGGGTGAGCGGGAGAAAAACCGGGCTCAACCGCCCAGGTAAGCGCTCTTGATGCGGTCGTTGGCCAGCAGGTTGGCGCCGGTGTCCGCCAGCACCACGCGCCCCGTCTCCAGCACGTAGCCGCGATCCGCCACGCCAAGCGCCTTATTGGCGTTCTGCTCGACCAGGAACACTGTGACGCCTTCGTCACGAATGGTCCGGATGATGTCGAAGATCTGCGCAATCACCAGCGGTGCCAGGCCGAGCGTCGGCTCGTCCAGCAACAGCAGGCGGGGCCGGCTCATCAGTGCGCGGCCGATGGCCAGCATCTGCTGCTC comes from the Cupriavidus basilensis genome and includes:
- the asd gene encoding aspartate-semialdehyde dehydrogenase, which encodes MIVGLVGWRGMVGSVLMQRMQEERDFDHIEPVFFSTSNAGGQAPAMAKNETRLKDANDIEALKKCDVVLTAQGGDYTNEIFPQLRAAGWKGYWIDAASSLRMKDDAIIVLDPVNLGVIKDALTKGVKNFIGGNCTVSCMMMGLGGLFQHDLIDWMTSMTYQAASGGGAQHMRELLTQFGTLNASVKSLLDNPASAILEIDRTILATQHGLSADETKQFGVPLAGNLIPWIDKDLGNGVSKEEWKAGAETNKILGRGEGFLGATGAAPIAVDGLCVRIGAMRCHSQALTIKLRRDVPLDEIEAMLAENNQWAKVVPNTREASMTDLTPAAVTGTLTIPVGRLRKMQMGGEYLSAFTVGDQLLWGAAEPLRRMLRILIEA
- the leuB gene encoding 3-isopropylmalate dehydrogenase, yielding MKIAVLPGDGIGPEIIAEAVKVLNALDEKFEMETAPVGGAGYEASGHPLPDATLKLAQQADAILFGAVGDWKYDKLDRPLRPEQAILGLRKHLQLFANFRPAICYPELTGASSLKPELVAGLDILIVRELNGDIYFGQPRGMREAPDGPFKGAREGFDTMRYSEPEIRRIAHVAFQAAAKRGKRLCSVDKANVLETFQFWKDVVIDVHKEYPEVELSHMYVDNAAMQLIKAPKSFDVIVTGNMFGDILSDEAAMLTGSIGMLPSASLDANNKGLYEPSHGSAPDIAGKGVANPLATILSAAMMLRFSLNRAEQADRIENAVKKVLAQGYRTGDILTPGCKQVGTREMGAAVLAAL
- the leuD gene encoding 3-isopropylmalate dehydratase small subunit; amino-acid sequence: MDKFTVHSGLTVPLDRENVDTDAIIPKQFLKSIKRTGFGPNLFDEWRYKDVGQPGQDNSLRPLNPDFVLNQPRYQGGSILLARRNFGCGSSREHAPWALTQYGFRAVIAPSFADIFFNNCYKNGLLPVVLTELQVDHIFNETNAFNGYKLTIDLDKQLVVTPGGNSYPFDIAPFRKYCMLNGFDDIGLSLRHADKIKAYEAERVARMPWLNNRVVG
- a CDS encoding entericidin A/B family lipoprotein, translating into MKQALIVLLACLGMLQLAGCHTMAGLGKDTQAAGRSLESAARK
- the leuC gene encoding 3-isopropylmalate dehydratase large subunit — translated: MAKTLYDKLWDDHTVHVEDDGTTMLYIDRHLLHEVTSPQAFEGLKLAQRPVWRISANLAVSDHNVPTTDRSQGIADPVSKLQVDTLDNNCDAYGITQFKMNDLRQGIVHVIGPEQGATLPGMTVVCGDSHTSTHGAFGALAHGIGTSEVEHVLATQTLLGKKAKNMLVRVEGKLPRGCTAKDIVLAVIGKIGTAGGTGYTIEFAGSAIRDLSMEGRMTVCNMAIEAGARAGLVAVDDVTLEYVKGRPFSPQGVEWEQAVAYWRTLHSDAGAHFDQVVELRAEEVRPQVTWGTSPEMVVSIEDRVPDPEKEKDPNKRNAMERALEYMGLQPNVPVDSIKIDKVFIGSCTNSRIEDMRAAAWVVQKLGRRVASNVKLAMVVPGSGLVKEQAEREGLDKVFKAAGFEWREPGCSMCLAMNADRLEAGERCASTSNRNFEGRQGAGGRTHLVSPAMAAAAAIEGHFVDIRQLS